From the Synechococcus sp. KORDI-49 genome, the window GATCGCCCATCAGCGTCGGGCCGGCGACTTTCTTGACGGCCTCACCTGAGCACTGCGTATGGTCCTTCCAGTGCGGTTGCGGTGATGTCGCTTCCTCCTGAGGCTTACCTCTGGTTCAAGACTCTCCACATCGTCGGTGTGGTGGTCTGGTTCGCCGGCCTCTTCTACCTCGTTCGGCTGTTCATCTATCACGTTGAGGCTGATGAGCTGGCTCCCGAGCTGCAGCAACCGTTCCGGGCGCAATACGAACTGATGGAGAGGCGTCTGGCCAACATCATCACCACCCCGGGAATGGTTGTCGCGGTGGCGATGGCGATTGGTCTGCTGCTGCTTCAACCCGGCTGGCTTCATGAGAGCTGGATGCACGCCAAGCTGGGCTTCGTGGCCGCACTGCTCGCCTATCACCTGCTGTGTTACAGGCTGATGGGACAGTTGAAGACGGGCGGCTGTCAGTGGAGCGGGCGTCAGTTGCGCGCGTTCAACGAACTGCCCACCCTGCTGCTGGTGCTGGTTGTGATGCTGGTGGTCTTCAAGAACCAGTTCCCGACCAGCGCCGCGACCTGGTTCATCGTCGGACTGGTGGTGTTCATGGCCGCGTCGATCCAGTTCTACGCGCGCTGGCGTCGTCTGCGCGCCGAAGCGGCAGCGGAGGCCTGAGATGCCAACGCGCACTGATCACCCTCTGAGCACGGTGCTGGAGCAGGTCGAATCCTCCAGTTGCCCCGGGACGCTGAACTTCCACTGCCACACCATCTGCAGCGATGGAAGTCTGACCCCTGAGGAACTGATCACCCAGGCAACGGAACGGGGCCTGACGCACCTGGCGGTGACCGATCACCACAGCTCCCATGCGCATCCCGCCATGCGTGACTGGTTGTCCCGGCAGCGGGACTCGGGCCGGACCGTGCCCACCCTGTGGAGCGGCATGGAGATCAGCGCCCTGCTCAAGGGTTGTCTGGTCCACGTGCTGGCGCTCGGCTTCGAGCTGAATCACCGGGATCTGCAGCCCTACAACCGTGGTGATGCCGTGGTCGGTGAAGCATTGCGAGCCGAGAGCGTCGTCCGGGCGATCCACGCGGCGGGCGGGCTTGCCGTGCTGGCCCATCCGGCCCGCTACCGACTCGGCCATGACCTGCTCATCGAGGAGGCCGCCCGTCTGGGATTTGATGGAGGTGAAGCCTGGTACGACTATGAGATGCAGCCCCACTGGCGACCAAGCCCCTTGATCTGCGAAACGATCGACCGGCAGCTCCGTGAACTTGGCCTTTTGCGTACGTGTGGCACCGACAGTCACGGAATCGACCTGAGCGGCCGCTAAGTTCGACGCAAGTCAGATCCACTCGGCATGGGTTTATTTGATCGAGTCAAGA encodes:
- the hemJ gene encoding protoporphyrinogen oxidase HemJ, with protein sequence MSLPPEAYLWFKTLHIVGVVVWFAGLFYLVRLFIYHVEADELAPELQQPFRAQYELMERRLANIITTPGMVVAVAMAIGLLLLQPGWLHESWMHAKLGFVAALLAYHLLCYRLMGQLKTGGCQWSGRQLRAFNELPTLLLVLVVMLVVFKNQFPTSAATWFIVGLVVFMAASIQFYARWRRLRAEAAAEA
- a CDS encoding PHP domain-containing protein; its protein translation is MPTRTDHPLSTVLEQVESSSCPGTLNFHCHTICSDGSLTPEELITQATERGLTHLAVTDHHSSHAHPAMRDWLSRQRDSGRTVPTLWSGMEISALLKGCLVHVLALGFELNHRDLQPYNRGDAVVGEALRAESVVRAIHAAGGLAVLAHPARYRLGHDLLIEEAARLGFDGGEAWYDYEMQPHWRPSPLICETIDRQLRELGLLRTCGTDSHGIDLSGR